Part of the Solanum pennellii chromosome 10, SPENNV200 genome is shown below.
AACTGTAAACCAATGTAACTTGATCACAGACTGAGAAGTCTTCCAATCTGAAATCAGTACGCTCTGACTCAGTAAATGAGTTAAACTGCAGATCAATAGCTCAAACTCGTGTATATTAATTAGTTCCTATTCAATGAACATCTCAAATATCCAAAATGAGGTAGTTTCTTATATTCTCTTCAACAAATAGCACATCTGTCTCCATAGAGCAACTTAAATGACTTTGAGTTTTTTACCTAGATCACTTCACTTGTTTATTTGGACAAATATTTGTGGCAAATTAAAGAAGTCAGTTGGGGAATATCATATTCTCTTTCTCATGTTCCAAAGAAAGAGAACAGAGTGACAGATTCAGAATAATTTATACAACCTTCTGAAAGAATCGTGACCTCAAGAATCTAGGTTGTAACAtctaagaaacaaaataaacaatttttagTATTTGGAAGCCCATTTGGGATTATTATCATTATAggttaataaaaatatatttctgaaGGTGCGAATCAATGAGTCAGAAACATGCAATATGTACCTTATCCCTGGTCTTAAGCAATTGTTTTCTGATCGTCCTAAGCCGTATGGCAGCATAAAAAGGCAAAGCATTTCCACCACAAGTTACTTCATCCATACACCCGGAGCCTCGAACTAATCCTTTGTTCGATCTTCTTACCTAAATAGAGGGCAGATCAGTATGCCAAGCTGTTACAGAAAGCAAATAGCAATGAAAAATGTGTTCTAGTAACCAGATCAGACCtgattaatgaaaataattagtgTGCTAGAGTTGCCTAACGAATAATGAATTTTACGTAGTGCTTGTGTCATAATCTTTGATTGCAAGCCTTTTGGAGagtcacataacatagcatcaatcTCAAGTTGGGGAACAAGAGCTGCCACCTGTtaatagaaaagaaattaaaacccTTCAGAGGCAAAGATGGTTGATCATTTATATAAGGGTGAGATAATCAGCCTTGAATTACAAAAGAGGAATTGTTGAGATATACTAGGAAAATTGGAGCAAAAGAATCAACCTTGAATTATAAAGGAAAGCACTTACACTATCAACCACGATTACATCCATGGATCCACTTTTTGTCAGGGTATTGACAATACTCAGCAAATTCTCAGCAGAATCTGGCTGCGAAATAAGGAGATTTTCTACATTTACCCCTATTGCTTCGGCAAGAGAGGGGTTCATTCCATTTTCGACATCCAGATATGCACAATAACCTATCAGTACAAAAGAAATAGGATGAGAGgaaacaaatttgaaaattatagaGGAAGGAAATACTGAAATGGCTATAAAGATTTCACACTGACAATTCTGGATATCACTATCTCATGATAAACATTGAACTGTTTCCTTCTAAAAGGTAAATGATCTTTACCTTCGAAAGCTAGAATCACTTTCTTgttcacttttaatttatttttttacagtaCTCTAATTGAAAAAAAGTAATGGACTGTACAACGCCAATGAGTACATCTGAAGATAAAGATGTTTAGTATCATAACTGTCTAAAGTCTTTTTCCTGATCATACTATGGTGCATCTTGTTTCAAGGCTTTAAAGTGTCCCTTTGCCAACACTAAGATTAACAATCACTTTTATgtcaaactaaataaaaaaataactcacTGTTTTCCAGTCACAATTAAAGAACAAGATCAGCATAAATCTTCTTTTGAGAGTTTCCCGAGATTCAAAACAAACTTAGAAGCACTTAATCCATTTCTAAGCCAATCAAATATGCTCattatataaacacaaaaaaattacaGCCATGACAATTatgaaaaagacaaaaagttAGGAGAGTATTCAACTGGCAAGGATAAACTTTTTGTTCATTATATGAGTAGGTGCCgtttaaaataaacaaaggcataaaatatgtaaatatcTATAAAGCATCACGTTTATAGTAAGAGCTCAGTATATTTTTCACCTCCAAGCTTTTGAGCCTCTCTAATTACATGAAGGGCAAGTGTTGTCTTCCCAGATGCTTCTTGTCCGTAAATTTCAACAATTCTTCCCTTTAGAAGGAAATTCAAATGAACTGCAACTGTTAATACCAGCAATATTCTTAAGACGAGAATAGTATCAGTAATTTGATTCAGAGAAGCACTGGACGCTAAAATCATTATACAGATTAATACAAACTCAAAACACATAAAGAAGTACTCTGATTCACAGAAGCAACAAGcactaaaatcataaattttataactagACATCTCATGAAACTACCATGCCACCTGAGGACTTCCACCCTGACCCAAAGGAGGAGGAATAATGTTACAAATGGCACTTTGATAAAGCATAGAATCGGCTATTATCCAATGACATATATCCATTTAGTGAACCCTCAccgaagaaaagaaggaaaagctAGGCACGTAATTATACTCAGAAATTATGCAATTTTAAACCTTTAAAAGAACACTTTTAAATTGGATGCAAACCTTAAAAAAGTCGGTTGAGAACAGCAGCTGATTTACAAATCAAATCCAGGTATAAGTTAAAATAACTAAAGACTATACTTTCCTGATCCTCCTCCTTCCCTTTTCCCCTCAAAAGAAATGAACCCAACTTCTAATAAGGGGAAAATGCAAACCCTAATCAACAATCTTATTTCAAGAGATCTACATCCATGGCCCTTTGCACATACAGTATATCAGCTATTACTTGTTTCGATTACAAAATTTAGACAACAGCACGTCAGAACCACATGATGACCGCATTTTTACAACTGGCGtcaatgacaaatttgtgttTGGAATAAAAACGTAATCACTTTATATAAAATCACCTTAGGTAATCCTCCAAGCCCAAGTGCTAGATCAAGCCTCAATGAGCCCGTAGGTATTACAGGAGTACGTCTAGCACCAAAGAAGCGCTGCAAGGACAACCTTGATTCTTTGCAAAAATCGCCTTCAAGCTGCGAGAGGGCCGAATGCAGTGCACTGGCTTTCTCTGATGTTTTGGTGTCATCTTGGATTTCGTCAAGTTCACCTTCTGAAGATTTCATCAGATAACATGGTTGGAGTTATTCTAGCAAAAGACACTGAATGCTCCAGGAGTATGATAAAGGATGAAACTATAAGAAAAGCTAAAGCAGTTTAACACCAATAGGTTGCTCCAACTAACAACTGTATGTTGGAGACAAGCTACTGGATTTCTGACAAATAACTGAGcattattatacatatattaactAATTGAGAAGGTAATCTCACCTATCTTCCTATTTGTCCAATTTTCTGCCAATTGTTTTTTGCTTTGCAAGTATATGGATATCTTTACCTCAACAAACATTATGTTCGATACTACGTTTAAACATATAGAATAATACCACATACTAGAAGATGCAAAATATATTCCACGAAGGAAAGTTGTGGCTATGTGAGCTAGCTACATCACCGAGAATGAGTTATCATCCTAAAAAAGCTATCAACTACACATCAACATGTTCAATATTCTTGGAAAAACTGAATAATTCCTTCTCCCTAATACTGATATATCAAGGGTTGATGTCTACGCGTGAACCTCTTTTAATCTTTGACTAATCAGGAAACAAGATATTTCTACGGTGCCGTTCTTCTATTAAAACTCTCTAGCCCACATTATTCACCCTCTTTCCCCCTTTCTCAGTCAGAGTTATTCGGATGACAttgaataatagaaaaaaaccTGACATTGTTgagaatacaattaaataacaGAAGTGTGCTCTCTCTAACAACTAAAGCTTCTAGATGAGATGGTCACACACTTTAATACATATGGAGATTATGCATAGAATGCCAAGAAGGGGACTCAAGGAGAAAACCTAAAATATTCTACCTGGCAACAAGGTACAGCACAATTCAGCCATCATAGAGTTTGGAAAACAAGATAAAGATGGTATATCACAGAAGCACCAAACAGTTAAAAACTTGCAAACAAGTACTCATACCAACCCTTATATCCCCACCCCaaaaacaaataactttttatgACAAAGACAAAAAAAGATTAGAACTTTACAATCATAAGAAAAAACCTAAACAAATAAAGATAGTTTTTTATTACCTGCTGAAGATGCATAAGCACTAAGCATCCTTCTCCAAACCATTCCATTCTGATAGTAACAGTTAACCccaaaaaagcaaaaaagaacACATAATTAGCCAAAACTAAGAACACTGCACTTATGAATGAATTCTTAGTCAAAAACAATTAACCCCATAACTCCAAAAAGTACACctttttacttgtatatatgtaaAGAGAGTAAAAATTACCTGCGGTTTGAAGGAAGATAAGGGGAAAACAGAAAGGCAACGAGAAGAAGAGGAAATGAAACGAAGAAATTGAAGCACCATTGTTTTTTCACTAGGGCATCTGTGCCACTCCAACTTTGGAGCTTTTAGCAGCTGTATTATACTGTTGCCATTAATCTACAAACagcttttcttttttctttttcaagaaagATAAGGGggcaaaattaaaaagaaaaatcttttcttttttagtaattaacgAAAGtgataagtatatttttatcGTTAATCAAAGCTTTCGAATCAGGGGAATACGGAATCACTGAATCACCTTCGTTAGCTCCAATGtgagatttaatttaaatttaaatttaattaaattttaatatacataCCAAATATACAAAGGTAAATCaaaaagtttataaataaaaaaaagttcagaGAAATTTAGAGAAGTTAATAGCTTGAAAATAAGTTGTGCTATTAATGTGTTTGTAAGCTTAAATATTTCCTAGCTTACCATCTAATATAGGATCAATTCGCatttttatgtgtatttattCATGGTTTAACTTAAATACCTcaatacatatacattattatgttaaaaataaaataattaacctaCTTTAACTCATCTTAATATTGtatactacaacaacaacaaataattacTCACCTTGGTGTTTATATCaaagattatatttttattgttatcaaattttaaatttatgtgaaagtaaatttttaattaattagtatgcttaaatgattttaaaaaaaattaaaaacatgtcaggaattcttgttttttttttggtcccTGCCCTTATATTCTTTACCCactaattattcaaatataattttaggGGAAAAATAGATCTGAAGAAACTGTTTGATTTTTCATAAGAATCTGTCTACTACTACTTCATAGTAAAAATCAAAGTTTATTAATTGTATGCACCTAACATTATTTGACTTTCTCAAACTCAAAATACacagttttcttgatttttgtagGCTGGGAAAATCTTTGGAAGCAAATCAAGATTCAATATCCATAGTAAGCAGCTATGTCTTTAGCAATTTCTCagctttcttgtttttcttcaatCAATCGCAGATTAGTACAGTTTCACAGTCGACCATTGCAACCATGTTCTACTTTTTCCTTAAAGGTACaatcttttcccttttttttacaTCAAGAATTGATTTTTATGGAACCCCAGAATTTTATTTGTCCATTATCTGTTGCCAAGACATTTTTTCCTCTTAATTTCATTTGGGGTATTGGGAAACTAGTGTTTTCTGATGAATGTTAGGGATGCATCCATTTCTTTGAGCTTGAACCATGTTATAgttgaaattttgtttgaaGTATGTGTTTATGTTGTTGGTTGGTATCCATAGTTTCAAGAATGGTGATGTACCTCACAGAACTAGTTGATCCTCTTTCTCCCTTGCTAACTACCAAAGAACTTCGCTGTCACTAGTAAATTAGATCATCCCCACTAAAAGACCAGCTCTTTTAGTTCCTTATTTTTTCAGTTTGTATATGTCTGTTTCTGTCGATTGTCTATATGAAAGATCTTCATTCCTTTCACCGGAAGTAGCAGACTTTGTTCAAAGGGGTATGGGGTTCCATTCTAAATAGTGCCTTAAgcatgaaagaaatgaaattatGTGGTATGTTATCGTGTCTAAGAGAAAGCTTGCGTCTTGAATCTGCCTGTAACTGTTTGGGGGCTAGTGCTGGGAAAATGAAAGAATTTTAAGAGATGTTGTGTTGCTCTGTTTATTGAGTACCCTTGTATGTTTTTTACTCCAGTGATATATGGTGTAAGACTGTAAGGTTTATCGTGGTGATCATTTAGAGCTTCAATCatctttttttgttgataagaTTTCATCTTAAGAGACTTATCTTCTAAGTAGTGTCTCCTGATAAACTTATATAGCATATTCAGCAATCATATGGTTGGACACAAAAGAATGGGCCCAAATAAAGTAGAATGGTCTTATAGA
Proteins encoded:
- the LOC107002771 gene encoding DNA repair protein recA homolog 2, mitochondrial, translating into MVLQFLRFISSSSRCLSVFPLSSFKPQNGMVWRRMLSAYASSAEGELDEIQDDTKTSEKASALHSALSQLEGDFCKESRLSLQRFFGARRTPVIPTGSLRLDLALGLGGLPKGRIVEIYGQEASGKTTLALHVIREAQKLGGYCAYLDVENGMNPSLAEAIGVNVENLLISQPDSAENLLSIVNTLTKSGSMDVIVVDSVAALVPQLEIDAMLCDSPKGLQSKIMTQALRKIHYSLGNSSTLIIFINQVRRSNKGLVRGSGCMDEVTCGGNALPFYAAIRLRTIRKQLLKTRDKITGLGICVKVVKNKLAPAATEAELSIQYGGGFCIEPEILELACEHEVVLKEGGSYFIDGQVLNSRQDAEDYLASNGDILAKIVETLRDQLFMNNNGEKKTD